GAGGGCCATAGTGATGCACAATTGGCCGGGAAACATTCGGGAGTTGGAGAATACCATTCAAAAGGCGGTTTTACTGACTTCCCAAAGAAGAATTACCGAGAATGAATTGGAAATTGAAGGTTACCGGGTTGATAACGCCCAAAGCATTAGGGAGAACCATGAGGGCAGCCAAAGGCAGCTAATAATAAGGAGTTTAGAAAGCGCCGGGTATAATTTCACCAAAGCGGCCAAAATTTATGGCGTTTCCAAGAGGCATTTTTACCGGTTAACCGGTAAGCACGGGATAAAGCGGGACAAAAATGTCAAATAGCGTGACGTAGTTGTCATTTTTTACATCACTTCCTTTCGCGCCTTTTCGCGTGTTTAGCCCCGCCATTGCCACCGCTTTTAGCTGGGTAAACCACCGTTTTGCGGGGCAAGCGGGGTAAACTGGGTTTTTCAGGGAGAACTAAATAAGCCCTTAAGCGGCTAATATTGAAGTTTTAGAAAAACGAGCGGGACAGGTATGTCCCGCTTTTTTGTTTTTATGCCAAAATATCAAACCAAATAATTGGAAGCTGTTATATTCTTAACACAATGCAAATCCGCTTGTTATAAACGCTGTGTTTTAAATATTTAGCCTTGGCACATAAATTGAATGTATATAGTAACGTAAACTTCAATATTAACCACAGGAGATAAAAATGAAAAAGGCAGTATTTCTTGCCCTGGCCGCTTTCCTTTTAGTTAGCGCCATAGCCATTCCGGCGTATTCGGCCATTATCAAGAAACCCATAGTGGTATTGGATGGAGACCCGGTACCCACTCCACCGCCCCCCCTATAAGTATTGCCAGGTTCAATTGCAAATAGAACCAAAAATTTAAATTCCATGTACAATAAATTCCATGTACAACAAGATAGATACCTATCACTTTATTCTGAACACGGGCCAGGATTTTTACGGAAAAGTCCTGGCCCAAGACGACCTTAAAATGATCGTCGCCACAGCCAAGGACAGCAAACCTGCCCGGAGGCTGATCATTTATCACCAGGCCATGCTGATGGCCGAGACGGTCAAAACGCCTTTTATTCAACCATGTTAACAGGCGGAGTATGCTTTTAAACAACCAAGTTGCTCCGGAAAACAAATTACCGGTCTGCGACCTAAAACACAGAATCAAAATATCAGCGGTGGATGCAAAAGGGCTTTACAAAAACAAGTGCTGTGATGCCCGCGATTGCTATTGGAAGAAGCATCTGGGCAATGACATTTTTTGTCTTTTTGACCGGGATCTTCGAGGAAACTGAATATTAAAGAGCTTTAAGATGTATTTCTCTGAAGAGACGCTTAAGAAGGCCTGGGGACGGGCTGGCGGCAAATGCGAGGGTTCGGTGTTGGCCGGAGGCCGAAAGGAAATTTGCGGCAAGCCGCTGTTTTGGGAAAAGAAAAATACAACGGTTGAGATCAAATATCCGGACGGCTGGATCGCCCTGCCCCGGTTGGTCATCAGCGGCAAGGCGCCGGATGTGCCAGCCAATTGCGAGATACTGTGTCAGGAATGCCACCGGCAATGCCAGTGAAATAGCGGCTTGCCAGGACATTTATAAGGAAGCCAGCCTGTCCGCCGTAGTAGCAACGAAGGTGGAAGTGCAACGAAGGCGGAGAAGGCAGGAAAATTGCCTTTTGCCGGGATATGCAGGCCGCCTTCAGCGCCATGGCACTGGTGGATCCTTCTATAGAAGGGGGCCGATGTAAATCATCTGCTTTGATTGAGCTTTATGGCCTGTCCTGATGAATATCTGACACGAAATACCCTGGCTTTCGGATGTGCGAACTGTCCGAGAGTTACAGGGCTTTTTTGTTATTTTCCTGAACCATGTATTCCATAACATAACTGTAGGGAAGGTTTAAAACCTGCCCCTACAGTTATAGTTAATTCATCATCCATCCTGCCACGCAACGCAGTCGAAAGGACTTGAACCTTGCCTGCCGAACATCAACTGGACATGCAACTGCTGGGGCAAAGCTTTTTACGCAACATACCCCAGGGGCTGATGGCCTGTAATCCGGATGATTCCCGGGTGATCTATGTCAACCCCGCCTGGGAAACGGTAACCGGGTTTGCCCCTACCGAGATGCTGGAGGCCAAGCCGCCCTACCCCCACTGGCCGCCCGGGGATAAGGAGAAAATGGTCCAGCAGATGTTGCAGGCCAGGCACGACGGCGCCCTGGCCTGCGAGTGCCGTCTCCAGCGCAAGGACGGCAAAATGATCCCGGTGCAAACCTATCACGGGCAGGTGCGGGACGGGGACGGCCGGCTGACGGCCCTGTACCAGTTGGTGAGCGACAATTCGGATAACAAGACACTGGAGGCCAAACTGCTTCAGGCCCAGAAGATGGAGGCGGTGGGGCATCTGGCCGGGGGGCTGGCCCACGACATGAACAACATCCTGCAGGTGATCCTGACCTCGGGCGACATGATGCTGACCGAGGCCGGGGCCGGGCATCCCTGGCGCCAGCGGATTATGGACATCATCCGGGCCGGGGAGAAAGCGGCGGTGCTGACCCGGCAGCTTTTAACCTTTGCCCGGAAGAACAAGGTGGAGGTCAAATTGCTGGACCTGAACCCATTAGTAATAGAATTCCAGAGTATGATTTCCCGGCTGCTGGGCGAGCGGATAAAAGTGGAGATCACACTAGGCCGCAGCCTGCCCTTGGTGATGGCCGATCATAGTCAAATAGAGCAGGTATTGATGAACCTGGCGGTCAACGCTCGGGACGCCATGGACCAGGGTGGGTTGTTCTCCATTTCCACCCGGGAGGAATTTCTGGACGAAAACTATGCCAAGACCCACCCCGAGGCGGAGCCGGGGCACTATGCCCTGATCTCGGTCTCCGATACCGGGGCCGGGATGGACGCCGAGGCCCAAAAGCGCCTGTTTGATCCGTTCTTCACCACCAAGGCCAAGGAACAGGGAACCGGCCTGGGGTTGTCGGTGGTCTACGGCATCGTCAAGCAGCATAAGGGGCATATTTATGTCTACAGCGAAAAGGACCGGGGCACCACTTTCAAGATATACCTGCCGGCGGCGGCCGACCAGCGCAAGGGCAGGCGCGCCAATCAACAGACCCAGATCCGCTTCGGCCACGGGATAATCCTATTGGTGGAAGACGAGAAGGCGGTGCGGGAGATGGAGGTTCAGCTTTTGACCAGCCTGGGGTATCAGGTGATCCCGGCCCGCAACGGCGAGCAGGCCCTGGAGGTTTTTGCCCAGCGCCGGGGGAACATCGATCTTCTGATGAGTGACATGATAATGCCGGGGCTTTCGGGCTGGGAGCTGTATATGAACCTCAAAAAACAAAAGCCGGAACTTAAGGCCTTGTTCGCCTCGGGCTATTCCGACGAGAGCAGCCGGCCGCTGATCAGGAGCCACGGGGTGGACTTTTTGCAGAAGCCGTTCAGTCTGCACAAGCTGAGCGTGAAATTGCACGAAGTGCTGAAAAGCACGAAGCATATAGCGTAAAGCGCACAGCGTGAATTGTGAATCGTGAATTGTGAAAGCCATCCACTATCCAGTATCCAGTAGACACTACCCGGGAGACACTACCCAGTAGACAGTATCCAGTAGACACTATCCGGGAGACACTACTCAGCAGCCGGTAGCCAGTAAACACCAAACACCAAATGTTAAACGCTGAACGCCGAACAGGGGGAGGTTTATGGGACTGATCCTATGCCATCACGCCTTTAAGGGGCCGTTCTACGACACCGGGCAGGTGGAGGACAAACCGGGGGTCTTTGTGCTGCTGGCCGGGTCCGACGGGCGCTACCGGGCGCTGGGGGTCGGCTATTCCCACGCGGTGCGGTCGGGAATAGAGCGGGAGCGGGAAAAACCGGCCGGGGACTCCAAAAACATCCTGATGTGGGCAGTGTTTTACGATCACAACCTGCCGCCAGGCCAGAGGGAGGAGTTGGTGGAAGAGTTTAGGGCCCGGTGTCGGACCGGCGGGGCCGGGGTAAACTTAACCGGAGAGACGGGATGAAAATGAACGGCCGGGCCTTTGGCTTGCGGCGGACCCTGCACCGGGCGGGCCTGGCCGTGATGTTGGCGTTTCTGGCGGCGTATATCTGTTTTTTCATCGCCAATGGACCCAGGGATTCGGTATCGGTAACTCTGGCTATATGCTTTGCGGCCTGCTGTTTTTTGGTGGTACTGACCAGCGAGGTCAAGGAAAGATGAAGTTATGATTTATCCAGCCATTCGCCTGGTAATGTTTGAAAGGTTGGAATGGTTTGAAAAGAATCAATAGACAAGGAGCGCCAATGAACAAGATCGCCATAGCCGTCATCCACGGCATAGGGGAACAGAAACCGGATTTTGCCGATGAGATGACCATCGGATTGCGAGAGCAGTTCGTCAAACAGGACAAGAAACGCCTCTCCGGCGCCGAGCTGTGCATTAAGCCGGTATACTGGGCGCCGCTGCTGCAAAAAGCCGAGGACAATCTGTGGCGGGCCATGCTCAAAGGCGGGACGCTAGATTTCATCTCCCTGCGCCGGTTCATGATCAACTTCGCCGCCGACGCCATCGCCTACCAGCCGGCCGGATCCGACCGCGAGGTCTACGACCAAGTGCACGGGGTATTCGCTCAAAGTCTAAGAGGCCTGGCGGAGGAGGCGGGGGAAAAAGCCCCGCTGTGCATCATCGCCCACAGCCTGGGCACGGTGATAGCCAGCAACTACATCTACGACCTGCAGGCCGCGCCAAAGAAGAAGCTGATCCCCGAGACCGTCAAGTCCGTTGCCGGGGCCACGCCGATAGAGAAGGGCGAGACCCTTTGCCTGTTCTACACCTTGGGCAGCCCCATCGCCATCTGGAGCCTGCGCTATGCGGATTTCGGGGTGCCGGTGGCGGCGCCGGATCCCAGGCTGGCCAAACATTATCCCAATATCGCCGGGGAATGGGTGAACTTTTACGACCGGGACGACGTGATCGGCTATCCCTTGAAAAACCTGAATTCCCTTTACAACCGGGCGGTGAAGCAGGACGTGGAGATCAACGCCGGGGGATTCTTAAGCAGCTGGAATCCCTTGTCGCACCTGGGTTACCTGACCGACGGGGACGCGCTGAAGCCGATGGCCCAGGGGTTGTATAAGGCGTGGGCCGGGGCTAACGGATAACGGGTAGCGTACAGCGTAGAGCGTAAATGTTAAAAATGTTGAAAATGTTGAAAACGTTAAAGAGGTTAAATTGTTACAGAACGTTCCCAATCCGTTTAGCCAATCAACAATTATCAAATATCAATTATCGCCGGCCGGGCGAGTAAGCCTTAAAGTGTATAACATAGCCGGGCAGGTAGTGCGCGTATTAGGGGACAGGGTTCAGGGGGCAGGAGAATACAGCATCAAGTGAGACGGCAGAGACGACACTGGAAACAGGGTTTCCAATGGAATATATATTTATCAACTTAAAACAGGAGGAAGAAGCATGGTAAAGAAGATGACATTCCTTCGATAAACACTTCGACGGGTTCGGCAAGCCTGCCCTGAGTATAACCGAAGGGCTCACCGCAAGCCTAACTCAGTGTATCGCTCAGGACAAGTGCTGCGGTAGTAAAATCAACCGAAAAACTAAATTATTATCGTTCCGTCACTAATTTTTTTAAACGGGGACTGTACGAAAGAGTGTAGCCCCGTTTTTATTTGCTTTTCCTGCTAAAATGTGATATTATAACATACCATCTGGTTTGTAGTTACCAGT
The window above is part of the candidate division TA06 bacterium genome. Proteins encoded here:
- a CDS encoding response regulator, whose amino-acid sequence is MPAEHQLDMQLLGQSFLRNIPQGLMACNPDDSRVIYVNPAWETVTGFAPTEMLEAKPPYPHWPPGDKEKMVQQMLQARHDGALACECRLQRKDGKMIPVQTYHGQVRDGDGRLTALYQLVSDNSDNKTLEAKLLQAQKMEAVGHLAGGLAHDMNNILQVILTSGDMMLTEAGAGHPWRQRIMDIIRAGEKAAVLTRQLLTFARKNKVEVKLLDLNPLVIEFQSMISRLLGERIKVEITLGRSLPLVMADHSQIEQVLMNLAVNARDAMDQGGLFSISTREEFLDENYAKTHPEAEPGHYALISVSDTGAGMDAEAQKRLFDPFFTTKAKEQGTGLGLSVVYGIVKQHKGHIYVYSEKDRGTTFKIYLPAAADQRKGRRANQQTQIRFGHGIILLVEDEKAVREMEVQLLTSLGYQVIPARNGEQALEVFAQRRGNIDLLMSDMIMPGLSGWELYMNLKKQKPELKALFASGYSDESSRPLIRSHGVDFLQKPFSLHKLSVKLHEVLKSTKHIA